A genomic window from Salvia miltiorrhiza cultivar Shanhuang (shh) chromosome 5, IMPLAD_Smil_shh, whole genome shotgun sequence includes:
- the LOC131024160 gene encoding transcription factor FAMA isoform X2, which produces MEKEGNYMANFAGLDYELNNHQQQQDSMNQEMGATSADQNSSQIVEYMLHNPPQHHQPSSNFCGSNSFDKLSFADVMQFADLGPKLGLNQGKTSEEEGGIDPVFFLKFPVLNDHHKVQQDDENQHLSLREDEQGGDDDGDRVEENAQLRFVGENLEKVEGKSKRKRPRTSKTIEEVESQRMTHIAVERNRRKQMNEHLRVLRSLMPSSYVQRGDQASIIGGAIEFVRELEQLLQCLESQKRRRLYGDGGRPAGDPSSMGVQQPQMFPPMAIPNDQGFETAGLQEESAESKSCLADVEVKLLGFDALIKILSRRRHGQLIKTIAALEDLHLTILHTNITTIEQTVLYSFNIKINGEARFTADDLANSVQQIFSFIHANNSI; this is translated from the exons ATGGAGAAAGAAGGGAATTACATG GCAAATTTTGCTGGACTTGATTATGAGCTTAACaatcatcaacaacaacaagatTCAATGAATCAAGAAATGGGAGCAACATCTGCAGATCAGAACAGCAGCCAAATCGTAGAATACATGCTGCATAATCCACCACAACACCACCAACCATCATCCAACTTTTGCGGGTCGAATTCATTTGACAAGTTGAGTTTTGCAGATGTGATGCAGTTTGCAGACTTGGGCCCCAAACTGGGGTTGAATCAAGGCAAGACATCCGAGGAGGAAGGCGGGATCGACCCCGTCTTCTTCCTCAAATTCCCGGTCTTGAACGACCATCACAAGGTGCAGCAAGATGACGAGAACCAACACCTCTCTTTGAGAGAAGATGAGCAAGGTGGTGACGATGATGGAGATCGAGTGGAGGAGAATGCGCAGCTGAGATTTGTTGGTGAGAATCTTGAAAAAGTAGAAGGGAAGAGCAAGAGGAAGAGGCCTCGAACTTCAAAGACTATTGAAGAAGTTGAGAGCCAAAGAATGACTCATATTGCTGTCGAAAGGAATAGAAGGAAGCAAATGAATGAACATCTTCGTGTCTTGAGGTCTCTCATGCCTAGCTCCTACGTTCAAAGG GGTGATCAAGCATCTATAATTGGTGGGGCGATTGAGTTTGTGAGAGAGCTGGAGCAGCTCCTCCAATGCCTGGAGTCGCAGAAGAGGCGGCGGCTGTACGGGGATGGGGGGAGGCCGGCCGGAGATCCGTCGTCCATGGGTGTGCAGCAGCCTCAGATGTTCCCTCCAATGGCTATTCCAAATGATCAAGGCTTTGAAACTGCAGGATTGCAAGAAGAAAGCGCAGAGAGCAAGTCATGTTTAGCAGATGTGGAGGTGAAGCTTTTAGGGTTTGATGCTTTGATCAAGATTCTGTCGAGGAGAAGGCATGGACAGCTCATCAAAACTATTGCTGCCCTTGAAGATTTGCACCTCACTATTCTGCATACTAATATTACTACTATTGAACAAACTGTTCTTTATTCTTTCAATATCAAG ATTAATGGAGAGGCAAGGTTCACAGCTGATGATCTGGCAAACTCAGTTCAACAAATTTTCAGTTTTATCCATGCAAACAATAGCATATAA
- the LOC131024160 gene encoding transcription factor FAMA isoform X1 — translation MKMLSYLEPCVWQANFAGLDYELNNHQQQQDSMNQEMGATSADQNSSQIVEYMLHNPPQHHQPSSNFCGSNSFDKLSFADVMQFADLGPKLGLNQGKTSEEEGGIDPVFFLKFPVLNDHHKVQQDDENQHLSLREDEQGGDDDGDRVEENAQLRFVGENLEKVEGKSKRKRPRTSKTIEEVESQRMTHIAVERNRRKQMNEHLRVLRSLMPSSYVQRGDQASIIGGAIEFVRELEQLLQCLESQKRRRLYGDGGRPAGDPSSMGVQQPQMFPPMAIPNDQGFETAGLQEESAESKSCLADVEVKLLGFDALIKILSRRRHGQLIKTIAALEDLHLTILHTNITTIEQTVLYSFNIKINGEARFTADDLANSVQQIFSFIHANNSI, via the exons ATGAAAATGTTGTCTTACCTGGAGCCTTGTGTTTGGCAGGCAAATTTTGCTGGACTTGATTATGAGCTTAACaatcatcaacaacaacaagatTCAATGAATCAAGAAATGGGAGCAACATCTGCAGATCAGAACAGCAGCCAAATCGTAGAATACATGCTGCATAATCCACCACAACACCACCAACCATCATCCAACTTTTGCGGGTCGAATTCATTTGACAAGTTGAGTTTTGCAGATGTGATGCAGTTTGCAGACTTGGGCCCCAAACTGGGGTTGAATCAAGGCAAGACATCCGAGGAGGAAGGCGGGATCGACCCCGTCTTCTTCCTCAAATTCCCGGTCTTGAACGACCATCACAAGGTGCAGCAAGATGACGAGAACCAACACCTCTCTTTGAGAGAAGATGAGCAAGGTGGTGACGATGATGGAGATCGAGTGGAGGAGAATGCGCAGCTGAGATTTGTTGGTGAGAATCTTGAAAAAGTAGAAGGGAAGAGCAAGAGGAAGAGGCCTCGAACTTCAAAGACTATTGAAGAAGTTGAGAGCCAAAGAATGACTCATATTGCTGTCGAAAGGAATAGAAGGAAGCAAATGAATGAACATCTTCGTGTCTTGAGGTCTCTCATGCCTAGCTCCTACGTTCAAAGG GGTGATCAAGCATCTATAATTGGTGGGGCGATTGAGTTTGTGAGAGAGCTGGAGCAGCTCCTCCAATGCCTGGAGTCGCAGAAGAGGCGGCGGCTGTACGGGGATGGGGGGAGGCCGGCCGGAGATCCGTCGTCCATGGGTGTGCAGCAGCCTCAGATGTTCCCTCCAATGGCTATTCCAAATGATCAAGGCTTTGAAACTGCAGGATTGCAAGAAGAAAGCGCAGAGAGCAAGTCATGTTTAGCAGATGTGGAGGTGAAGCTTTTAGGGTTTGATGCTTTGATCAAGATTCTGTCGAGGAGAAGGCATGGACAGCTCATCAAAACTATTGCTGCCCTTGAAGATTTGCACCTCACTATTCTGCATACTAATATTACTACTATTGAACAAACTGTTCTTTATTCTTTCAATATCAAG ATTAATGGAGAGGCAAGGTTCACAGCTGATGATCTGGCAAACTCAGTTCAACAAATTTTCAGTTTTATCCATGCAAACAATAGCATATAA